TAGAAACACTAAAAAAAGCATTATGCATTCATGAGAGAATTAGTGGTACGACAATCATTACCATTAACGATATTCTAGAAGCTATAATAAAGTTGAAACCAGACAGAGACCAGAGTTGAGGTAACATAACAGCTTCTGCTTCAAAGTAACATCCGATTACGTACGTGTACACCAAAACTAACCAAAGAACTGTCTCCTACTACTACTATACAACAGGTTTCAAATCTTTCTctatcccccccccccccaccaaaaagaaagaaacaattcTCCTTAACCAAGATTTTTTTGTCAGCGGAAAAGATCTTGGAATGACCACATAATGAATCTTGCAAAGATATCAGACTCCAGGAACTCGATGTGAGCAGCTCGGCCGATGAACGAGTTGAGGTTACGACCGTACAAGGTTGTGTCGAAGTTGACGTCACAGCGCATGAACACTCTCTGGTGGTGAGGAGGAGTTTCCGGGGTCGGGCCACGTATTTGGTCCATACAGTTATTAAGCATCTCCAAGAAAGCGACGCCTCTTTTTGAGTTGTCGGAAGAAGCTGGTTGGCACGATTCGATCCGTGCGGAGTGATACGGTACATACCCATCCTGTgattaccaaaagaaaaagtatTGTTAGTTAGGATCAGATCTAAAACATTAGCACTTAAAACTTATTGTAACTAGCATCAAATCTTGTAATATATTTGTATCTTGTGAACAAGACTGTCTAATAGCATTAGTAACTATTGTGTTCTGAACGTATAAGTGAATGTATACCTGAGGTGAAGACAGGAGAATTATATTCTTGAAACTGTCGAGCGTCTTTTGCTGAAAATAATTTCAGAACTGACATTAAAACCAGAcaacaaaaagatataaatgGTAGATATAATCTTTGATGGAAATGTTAAGAAACTTTCTCTACCTTGCAGAGCTTGTAAAAGAAAGTATTCTGGAGATCAGGATCATCAGTGAGGGTGAGCTGATGAATAACCTGAGTACTCTTCAACTTCTTCAGGAGCCAAAGTCCAGAATTAAACAAGGAGTTTGAGCTGTATAGATAACCCAAGTGTGGACCCGAAACCGATAGATATGTGTGTAGATATTTCCTGTATGGTTCCATCATACTATCTGCAACAAATAACACAAGTGATAATGATGAATGAAACACACAAAACGGAAAAATTTATCGAGATTCAAAAGAGCATATTTTACCTGCTAGTGCGGTTCTGATGATGACATTGCCTATTGAATGTCCAACAAAACTCAGCTTAACGTTCTTCAAGCGACCGTATTTCGCATGTTTATCCATTTTCTTCTTGAAGAAAGAGACAACTTCATGCGCAAGCCTCTGTCCCATCTCCCTGAAATCGCCATGTGTTTTCTGCTCATTCGCCTCAGACATGAGACACTCTGTCTTTGGATCAATCATGAGCCACTGATTCCGGATAAGCCTAAGGTCTAAATGATGCCCCtataataattaacaaaaatcaacTTGAATGTATGagtaacaaaatttaaaatatacaaaaggtAAACAAGGTTAGCAGCAAAGGTATACTTGCCTGGAAACCATGGACAAAAACAACGATCTTTAGCTCACGCCCACTATGCTGTGGAGTATTATGTTTTCTCGACCCATTCTCGTCATCATGCTCATTGAGAAAGCTAGAATCAATTTTATCAACATGTCTCATGCACGTTCTATCACTGAAAGTACGTTTTGGTGCATTCCAGACACGTTCAATTATAACAATAGGAACTCGCATAGGATCGCCAAATATATGCATGTCTTGTATCCCCCGATTGTTTATCTGCACCGTTAGTTTGTCATAAATGAATGTGTTTTACAGCTTATGAGGCCAAAACATGTAactgaaacaacaaaaaaagaaaaaacaaacccGCATTTGTGCAATGCTTCGACGGTGAAGTTCAGCGCGGGTGGCTGCAACTTGCGAAGGCTGCAACAAGTAGAGAGAGCTAAGCTTACTTTCTGattgaaatttcaaaaaaaaacaagacactGTAAAATTAAAACTCACATCATTCAGCTTCAACTTCAACACACTTGTGGCTCTTTTGTGCGAGCTATGGTTTGAAGTATCATCCATTCCACTGATGAAATGATGCGGCATTTCAACCTTGGAGTACACCATCCATATTGACCATTCAGCCCTTCGGTCTCTCGTCCAGATATCACGAAGATATTCCAAGATCTTTGTGTTATTCTCCCTGGAAAAAGGACAAAAATAAGATCAATGTATGATGACTTCATAAACAATCTGAAATCTGCAAGGCTTTATTTTACCGATGAAACGCGAGAAAGGTATTCCAAAGATGATGGAGCTGAGTGCCGAGTAAGTGGAATGTGCGAGATAGATGCTCTTTGGAGAAGTTGAGAAGCCACTCATCATTTTCTAAATCAAATGGATTATTCAACTTCTGTTGCCAAGAATGGAGAAACAAAGCTCATATTCCAGAAGATAGTGAAAAACAGAATAATAGATAAAAGAACAATAAAAGCAAGGGACCTCAAGATTGTTTTGTTGCTTGCCTTGTCCTCCTGAGCCTTCGTCGTCAACAGATTCAGGTAAAAGAGTGTTGTTGTCCATAGTGGATACAAACTCAGACAAGTCGATTGTCTGACCAACTGCCTTGCTTAGTCTTCCCATTTCTTCAAGCAAAGTGTCACGAGCTTCGAGTAGGGACTTAACGAATGAGACCAGCTTCTTGTCAGCAGAAGCAATCTGAGCAAAAGGTGTATTAGACCATATTAGACAATGATAAGATCATCTGCAGAATCGCTTTGATGAACACAAAGCAACAAATTAATTTGCTGAAATCAAAGGAAGAGTTTGGCCATGATGACAGGAACGTGTAAGAAAGAGCACATACCTTCTTGGAAGACTGAACGCTGCCGTTGGCTAATTTTTTACCATTACTCGCATCATCACTGCACAAAACATATTATTCCGTATATTAATTGAAGAGatatattaaaatcatctatAGTGGAATTCCAATAATAGAGTGGAATTAAAATTACCTTGACAAAACTGCAGGCCGTCTGTAAGCAGCGGATTTCATGACGCTGACGTGGACAGTTAGATCGATAAGAACGGCGTGAAAGGTATCAAAGTGGACAGGACAGTAAGAATGCAGGCCTGAGAGAGCTTTAGGAGGAATGCGAAAATCATGCGCTGCTGCAGGAAAAGCATCTATACTCTCGATAATTGGAGAGTATAAGAGCTCAAACTTCAATATAACAGCAGATGTGGCTGACCCCTGTGCATCATACAAAACAACTCATTTACTCTAACTTGTCTTCTTGGTCAACCAAGTACAACATTAATAAAAGATTATTGTTGCTAACAAAGATAAACAAATGAGCAGCCAAAATAGCCTCACAAACTCAAGGAACctaaggaaagaaagaaagagtgtTACCTCATATCTTTCTAGTGGCATAGTAAAAGAGACCATCATGCATAGACGAACATCCTGCCTAGCATATTTGATGCGGAAGGGCTGTGATAAGAAACTATTATCTTTATCATCTATCTTCCACACTCCAGATGAGTCGTTTGAGGTTGAATCAAGAGCTGTGACCACAAATGCATATCGATTCTCAAGCTAAAAAAAAGAACTCCCTAAATACACAGAATCAGGAATGGAGAAGAGTACCTACCTTCATACTGAACAACACGTGAAGGAATCCCAGAGGAGCTGTTGTTATCACCATCCTCCCATCTCATGCTGATTTTTATTTGATACCATCTAAGAAGAagtaaaaagaaatcaaatattTAGACATAAAAGAACTACTTCAATATACAGTTATACACTCGAAGCTAGCTAGctaagctatatatatatatatatatat
The Raphanus sativus cultivar WK10039 chromosome 1, ASM80110v3, whole genome shotgun sequence DNA segment above includes these coding regions:
- the LOC108860884 gene encoding uncharacterized protein LOC108860884 yields the protein MLRRLGWLIGLSQRSRQTKTLDAEAYVATSRVRPVLMVDTVQEIAVYIHRFHNLDLFQQGWYQIKISMRWEDGDNNSSSGIPSRVVQYEALDSTSNDSSGVWKIDDKDNSFLSQPFRIKYARQDVRLCMMVSFTMPLERYEGSATSAVILKFELLYSPIIESIDAFPAAAHDFRIPPKALSGLHSYCPVHFDTFHAVLIDLTVHVSVMKSAAYRRPAVLSSDDASNGKKLANGSVQSSKKIASADKKLVSFVKSLLEARDTLLEEMGRLSKAVGQTIDLSEFVSTMDNNTLLPESVDDEGSGGQGKQQNNLEKLNNPFDLENDEWLLNFSKEHLSRTFHLLGTQLHHLWNTFLAFHRENNTKILEYLRDIWTRDRRAEWSIWMVYSKVEMPHHFISGMDDTSNHSSHKRATSVLKLKLNDPSQVAATRAELHRRSIAQMRINNRGIQDMHIFGDPMRVPIVIIERVWNAPKRTFSDRTCMRHVDKIDSSFLNEHDDENGSRKHNTPQHSGRELKIVVFVHGFQGHHLDLRLIRNQWLMIDPKTECLMSEANEQKTHGDFREMGQRLAHEVVSFFKKKMDKHAKYGRLKNVKLSFVGHSIGNVIIRTALADSMMEPYRKYLHTYLSVSGPHLGYLYSSNSLFNSGLWLLKKLKSTQVIHQLTLTDDPDLQNTFFYKLCKQKTLDSFKNIILLSSPQDGYVPYHSARIESCQPASSDNSKRGVAFLEMLNNCMDQIRGPTPETPPHHQRVFMRCDVNFDTTLYGRNLNSFIGRAAHIEFLESDIFARFIMWSFQDLFR